GTCGAACGAGCATGCTCGAGCACCGTCCGCCAATCGTATTCCGCCGTCAGCATGTGAACACCCCCTTGATGGAGATTCCATTCGCCGCATTCTCAAGTGCGATGTCCGCATCTTCTATCGAGTAGCGATGCGTGATGCATTGCGAGAATATCGGCACATGCCCCGGATGGTTCTGAATGAACGCGCAATAGGCGCCGATGTCGGCAAGCGTATACTGTCCGCTCCCGACAATGGTCACCGCCTTGAAGGTTATCATTTCGGGAGATATCGATACAGCCCCGCTCGATGAATACTGCCCCGGCACGATATATTTCCCGCGCGTACGTATGATCGAAAGCCCTTCGACGAACGATGCCGGCGATCCGCTCGTTTCAATGACAATATCGGCGCCGTTGCCGCGATCGTGTTCCCGCGCCGCTTTCATTATCGAATCGATACGCTCCTGCGCCGACGAACGGTAATCGAGTACCGCCGATGCACCGAACGCCTTCGCAAGACGGATACGCTCGGGGTTCGCCGCCGATCCCACGGCGATGACCGTCGCCCCCATGTTCGCCGCATACGCGATCGCAAAAAGGCCCATCGGCCCGGTGCCCTGAACGACAACAAATGCACCCGCATCTATCCCGCCCGCGTATTCGAATGCGCGCAATACGGTAGGTCCTGCGCAGGGAAATGCAGCGACCGCATCGACAGCGATGCCGTCCGGCACACGCACAAGATTCTTTGCCGGGCTCATGAGATGTTCGGCATAACCGCCGAAGAAGTGAGGCGCCGCTGCGGGATCTTTCATA
The Spirochaetota bacterium genome window above contains:
- a CDS encoding alcohol dehydrogenase catalytic domain-containing protein, yielding MMSHAAKAAVFNGVGKPMDIRSYPLIAPGKGDVSLRMIASGICGTDVHIVKGRLALPAMDVIIGHEFIGEITGLGDGVTTDGLGNAIAVGDKAIACVAVPCGTCFNCRRGETASCLNFGVTYMKDPAAAPHFFGGYAEHLMSPAKNLVRVPDGIAVDAVAAFPCAGPTVLRAFEYAGGIDAGAFVVVQGTGPMGLFAIAYAANMGATVIAVGSAANPERIRLAKAFGASAVLDYRSSAQERIDSIMKAAREHDRGNGADIVIETSGSPASFVEGLSIIRTRGKYIVPGQYSSSGAVSISPEMITFKAVTIVGSGQYTLADIGAYCAFIQNHPGHVPIFSQCITHRYSIEDADIALENAANGISIKGVFTC